The stretch of DNA CAGCCGGCCCGTGAAGAAGCTCGGCACATACATGGCCAGCACATGCCATTGAATGACCCACGCCGCCGCATCGAAGCTGAACCCGCAGCCGACCATGGCGAGCGGCGTCGAGGTCATGACGAAATTCATCATGCCGAAGCTCATCATGCCCGCGATGATGGCCACGATGAGCCGCGGCTGCTTCAGGATCTCGGGCAAGGGGCGCGCGTTTCCCCCATGAGATCCCTGGCGCACCAGCGGTATGTCGAGAAAGGCGAGCACGCCCATCGCCAGGATCGCGAGCATGGCGGATGCGAGATAGCAGCCGGCGAAGGTGACCGGCGCCAACAGATCGCGCGTGCCCATGACCACGAAGGGCCCGATGAAGGCCGAGATGATCCCGCCGATCATCACCCAGGCAATGGCCCGTGGCCTGAAGCTTGGGGAAGCGGTATCGGCCGCCGCGAACCGGTAATATTGACCGAAGGCCTGATAGCTGCCGCTGATCAGCGTCGCCAGGCAGAACAGTGCAAAGCTGCGCTGGTAGATCGCAAAAGCCGCAAAAAACGCCCCCAGCATCCCGATCAACGCGCCGATGAGGAACCCGCTCCGCCGCCCCACGCGCCCCATAAGCAGCGAGGCTGGCACGGTGCTGGTCGCGGTCCCGACCACGAAGGCTGAAACCGGCACCGTGGCCCAGACCGGGCTTGGCGCAAGCATGCTGCCAATGAGCCCGCCCGTGGTGATGATGATCACCGAATTCGAGGAATAGAGCGCCTGTGCGGCTGCCAGCAGCAGCGCGTTGCGGCGGGCCTGCCGGTCATCCGTGAGGGCTGGGGAGGTGGTTGCGGCAGTTGTCATCGCCCGCGGAGACTAGTCCTGCTTTCGCCGCGCTTCAATGACGATTACGGAATATGGCTGTAGGAGCTGCGCGCGAATGTCATGGGCCGCCCCGCTGCATCACGGCACAGGGGCGGATTTGATCCCTCGACCATCTGCCCGATTGCCGTAACCGGAATGCACGCTGCCGCAGCCTCCTGCGCGAAGGCTGGCGCCCGTTCCGGTGGAATGGCGCAGAGGATCTCGTAATCATCGCCTCCGGTAAGGCACGTCTCGAGCAGGCTTGGATCGCCCGCAACGAGGCTTCGCGCACCGGCCGATAACGGCACCTTCTCCGCCACAATCTCGGCCGACAGGCCCGAGGCTTCGCACAACATGCCGAGATCACCGATCAAGCCATCGGAAATATCCATGGCGGCATGCGCATGGGCAAGCAGCACAGGCGCAAGCTCAACCCTAGGCTGCGGTAGCCAATAGCGCTGCTTGAGGTCATCGGCTGCCTGGCCCTGGAATTTTCCCTGTGCTGCCCTGAGCCCCAAGGCACCGTCACCGATCGTGCCGGAGACGAAGAGCATGTCCCCTGCCCGCCCGCCACCCCGGCGCACGATGCGGCCCGCAGGCACCTCGCCGAAAGCTGTGATCGTCAGGCTGAGCGGCCCGGGCTTTGCGACGGTATCGCCACCGATCAGGGCGCAGCCGAAACGCTCCTGATCCTCTTCGAGCCCTCGTGCGAACCGCTTGAGCCAGGCCTCATCCTCGGATGGTGAGAGCGCAATGGCCAGGAGATAGGCGCGGGCGACGGAGCCCTTTGCGGCAAGGTCGGAGAGATTGACCCTGAGCGCCTTCTTCGCGATCAGAGCCGGGTCATCGTTGCGCAGGAAATGCACATCCGCGACCAGGCTGTCTGTGGTCACCACGAGATCCATGCCCGGGGCCGGCGTGAAGCTCGCCGCATCATCGCGCAGATGGACAGCCCCCTCGAAGCCCGCGGTTAGGGGGGCGAAAATCGCCTGAATCAAGGCCTGTTCGCGCGTGGGCATGTCCTCAGCCTCCTCGGGCGAATGGGCACGCAGTCGCCGAAAAGCAAAACGCTCTAGGCGGAGAATTCCCCGGCGCGAATATCACGACCGAGCCGGTCGAGCACGCCATTGACGAACCGGCGCTCGTCATCGCCGAAGAATGCATTGGTGACTTGGAGATACTCGTTGATGACCACCCTCACCGGCACGTCCGGCCGGGCGATCAGCTCATAGGTGGCAGCCCTCACGATCGCGCGCAGGGTGGAATCGAGCCGGTTGAGCGTCCACCCTTCCGCGAGCGCGCTGTTGATCAAGGGATCGATCCGCAACTGCTCGCGCAGAACGCCGGTCACGATATCGCGCAGGAAAGGAAAATCCGCCGGCCCGCATTGGCCGTCATCGAAATCATTGCCGAGTCGCCACGAGCCGAATTCCGCGAGCACATCCGCCAGGGGGGCCTGCACCACATCCATCTGATAGAGCGCCTGCACCGCACCCAGCCGCGCCGCCGTTCGGGCGCTGAGAACCGGCACTGAGGATTTTTTCACCTGCTGCGACATCCCGCTATTCCTGCAGCTCGAGCTTGAGCCGCGCCATCTGCACAGCGGCCCGTGCCGCCGCTCCACCCTTGTTCAATCCGTCAACCCGGGCCCGTGCCCAGGCTTGATCATCATCCTCAACCGTCAAGATACCATTGCCGATGGCAAGGCCGCGATTGATGCTGAGGTCCATCAAGGCGCGCGCTGACTCATTTGCCACCACCTCGAAATGGTAAGTCTCCCCGCGAATGACGCAACCGAGTGCGACATAACCGTCAAACCTGGCTTTGCCGCCCGCCTCGGCAAAGCTGATCGCGGCCGGGATCTCGAGCGCGCCGGGCACGCTGATCCGCTCGAAACTCGCGCCCTCTTCTTCCAGGGCCTCGACCGCGCCGCGGACCAGCTCGTCGAGCAGCTCGTCGTAAAAGCGCGCCTCGATGATCAATATGCGCGGAAAGCTCATGTGCGATACTGCCTCAATCTCGGGTGATGGCCTGCGCGCTCAGGCATAGGCGTTCAGCCGCGCCACATAACGCGCCATCATATCGATTTCAATGTTAACGCGATCCCCCGGGCGAACCCCGCCCCAGGTCGTCACCTGCTGGGTGTGCGGAATGATATTCACGCCGAACACATTGCCATCCACTTCGTTCACCGTGAGCGAGGTGCCATCGAGGGTCACCGCGCCCTTTGGGGCGATGAATTTCGCCAGATGCTCTGGAGCAGCAAAGGTGAACCTGACCGACTGGCCCTCATCCTCGCGGCTCAGCACCTCGGCCACCCCATCCACATGTCCTGTGACCAGGTGGCCGCCGAGCTCATCGCCGAGCTTGAGCGCCCGCTCAAGATTGATCCTCTGGCCGATTTTCCAGCCACCGAGCGTTGTGAAATTCAGCGTCTCCTGCGAGGCCTGCACCACGAACAAACCCCGATCATTCTTGTGGCGCCCCGTCTCAATCACCGTGAGACAAATGCCGGCGCAGGCGATCGAGGCCCCGATGGCGATTTCCTCGGGATCATAGCCACAGGCAATGCTCAGCCGCCGGTCGCCCTCGTCGCGCATGTCGACCAGCTCGCCGATATCTGTAACAATTCCGGTAAACATCAATATGCCCTAGCGCCAGCCCGTATGGCCAGCCGCCCCTATATGGTGAGCTGCAACCGCCTGACATAGACCGTCAGCCGATCTTCGCCAAATCTTTCTTGCCCGGTCGCAACGAAGCGCTCCGACTGGGTAATGGCGCCGAGCGGCAAGCCCGCCAGCGCATCGACACCCGCTGGACCCAACGGGCGCGAGGCTGTGAATAAGGCGACCTCATCCACCAGATCTGCCTCGAGTAAGGCCCTGGCGATGACGGCGCCCCCTTCCACCAGCACCCGCCCGATCCCGCGCTGCGCAAGTTCATGAAGGCCGCGCGCGAGATCAACCCCCTCGGGATCGCCGCCGCAGATGATCATGGAAACCCCGAGCGATTCGAGTGCGGTCCACGCCCCGGGCGAAGGCTCTCGCTGCGCCAAAACCCAGACCGGCGTGACGCTCACATCACGCAACAGGCTTGCCTGCAGGGGAATGAGCCCGGCGGAGGCGACCACCACCCGGACTGGCGAGCGATCGGTCATGCCGGGCAGGCGGCATGTCAGCAGTGGGTCATCGACGATGATCGTGCGGTGCCCCACCAGAATGGCATCCGATGCTGCCCGCATCATATGGCTATGGGCTCGCGCTTGCGGGCCGGTGATGGCGGTGGCAACGCCCGGCCGCTCGGCGATCTTGCCATCCGGTGAGACGGCAAGCTTGAGGATCACATGCGGCCGGCCCCGCTCCATGCGCGAAAGAAAGCCCGTAAGATCAAGCCTCGCTTCCGCGCTGCCAACCCCGGTGACGACCGCAATCCCCGCCGCGCGAAGCATCGCATTGCCGCGGCCGGAAACGCGTGGATCTGGGTCATCGAATGTCGTGACCACTCGCGCGATGCCGGCATCGATGAGCCCTTTCGCGCAGGGCGGCGTCTTGCCGTAATGGGCGCAGGGCTCGAGCGTCACATAGGCGGTCTTGCCGCGCGCCTGATCACCTGCACGCGCCAGCGCCACCTGTTCTGCATGCGGCCGTCCCTCGCGGCCGGTCCAGCCCACCGCGATAATGCGTGGCGGGCTGACGTCCTC from Rhodoligotrophos sp. CJ14 encodes:
- a CDS encoding MFS transporter, whose translation is MTTAATTSPALTDDRQARRNALLLAAAQALYSSNSVIIITTGGLIGSMLAPSPVWATVPVSAFVVGTATSTVPASLLMGRVGRRSGFLIGALIGMLGAFFAAFAIYQRSFALFCLATLISGSYQAFGQYYRFAAADTASPSFRPRAIAWVMIGGIISAFIGPFVVMGTRDLLAPVTFAGCYLASAMLAILAMGVLAFLDIPLVRQGSHGGNARPLPEILKQPRLIVAIIAGMMSFGMMNFVMTSTPLAMVGCGFSFDAAAWVIQWHVLAMYVPSFFTGRLISRFGAPLIVAAGMVLLAGAGVAGLTGISFGHFSAALILLGIGWNFGFVGATTMVTDCYQTSERSKVQAVNDFAVFTTVALSSLSSGQLLSLFGWEAVTLSLFPMVGLVLVLLAWLWFSNHRRIAVEP
- the thiL gene encoding thiamine-phosphate kinase, with product MPTREQALIQAIFAPLTAGFEGAVHLRDDAASFTPAPGMDLVVTTDSLVADVHFLRNDDPALIAKKALRVNLSDLAAKGSVARAYLLAIALSPSEDEAWLKRFARGLEEDQERFGCALIGGDTVAKPGPLSLTITAFGEVPAGRIVRRGGGRAGDMLFVSGTIGDGALGLRAAQGKFQGQAADDLKQRYWLPQPRVELAPVLLAHAHAAMDISDGLIGDLGMLCEASGLSAEIVAEKVPLSAGARSLVAGDPSLLETCLTGGDDYEILCAIPPERAPAFAQEAAAACIPVTAIGQMVEGSNPPLCRDAAGRPMTFARSSYSHIP
- the nusB gene encoding transcription antitermination factor NusB; translated protein: MSQQVKKSSVPVLSARTAARLGAVQALYQMDVVQAPLADVLAEFGSWRLGNDFDDGQCGPADFPFLRDIVTGVLREQLRIDPLINSALAEGWTLNRLDSTLRAIVRAATYELIARPDVPVRVVINEYLQVTNAFFGDDERRFVNGVLDRLGRDIRAGEFSA
- the ribH gene encoding 6,7-dimethyl-8-ribityllumazine synthase, whose product is MSFPRILIIEARFYDELLDELVRGAVEALEEEGASFERISVPGALEIPAAISFAEAGGKARFDGYVALGCVIRGETYHFEVVANESARALMDLSINRGLAIGNGILTVEDDDQAWARARVDGLNKGGAAARAAVQMARLKLELQE
- a CDS encoding riboflavin synthase, producing MFTGIVTDIGELVDMRDEGDRRLSIACGYDPEEIAIGASIACAGICLTVIETGRHKNDRGLFVVQASQETLNFTTLGGWKIGQRINLERALKLGDELGGHLVTGHVDGVAEVLSREDEGQSVRFTFAAPEHLAKFIAPKGAVTLDGTSLTVNEVDGNVFGVNIIPHTQQVTTWGGVRPGDRVNIEIDMMARYVARLNAYA
- the ribD gene encoding bifunctional diaminohydroxyphosphoribosylaminopyrimidine deaminase/5-amino-6-(5-phosphoribosylamino)uracil reductase RibD, encoding MSSKPAPQPAAADVRGHDAHFMDLALRLGRRNQGNTGANPAVGCVIVDEDVSPPRIIAVGWTGREGRPHAEQVALARAGDQARGKTAYVTLEPCAHYGKTPPCAKGLIDAGIARVVTTFDDPDPRVSGRGNAMLRAAGIAVVTGVGSAEARLDLTGFLSRMERGRPHVILKLAVSPDGKIAERPGVATAITGPQARAHSHMMRAASDAILVGHRTIIVDDPLLTCRLPGMTDRSPVRVVVASAGLIPLQASLLRDVSVTPVWVLAQREPSPGAWTALESLGVSMIICGGDPEGVDLARGLHELAQRGIGRVLVEGGAVIARALLEADLVDEVALFTASRPLGPAGVDALAGLPLGAITQSERFVATGQERFGEDRLTVYVRRLQLTI